GGAATTGCTTTCATAGAACCGTCTAGTAATTTTTTAAGCATTTCAAAACCGCTCGATAAATCAGCATTTAAAGAAGGCCCAAAAATTCCCATCGGGTTTACAACAGAAAGTTCTAAAGTTCCGCCTTCATTTTTCATAAAATCCCAAGCGGCTCTTTCGGCAAGAACTTTGGATTTGTTATAAGTTGAAAGTCCTTTTTCATTAGGATCTGTCCAGCTTTCTTCGGTTATAAGCGAATTGCTGTCTCTGTGACTGTAACCAACTGCTCCAAAATTAGAAGTCATTACGACACGTTTTACTCCAGCATTTCTTGAAGCTTTTAATACACGCAAAGTTCCATCAACAGCAGGACGAACCATTTCGTCTTCATTTTTGGGTAAACGTATAAAAATTGGAGAAGCAATATGCAGGACAAAATCACAACCGGTTACGGCTTCTGCCCAGTTTTTATCGCTGGTAAGATCAGCTTCAGTAAATTCTAATAAATTGAAATCAGAAATTCCTCCGTTTGTAAGCATTTCATAAACTTTGTCTTTGCTTTTTAAGGAGCGAACTGTGGTTCTAACCTGATAACCCCGATTTAATAATTGCAAAATACTGTGTATTGCCAGAAATCCCGTTCCGCCTGTAACTAATACTTTTTGATTTGAATGTATCATTTCTTGTACTTTTATAGGGCAAAGTTCTGAAGAAAGTCTTCTAAAAGCTTTGTTAAAAAGTCCAAAGTTGTTTTGTTGAAAGGTTCAGAATTTAGACAGTGGAATTTATTTTATCCAGCCGACTTTTTTTCTCCATTCATTCATTTCTTCCTTTTGTTTGTTGAAATCTTTTGGAGGAGTTTGATTTTCGTTCAGAGCACGTTTTTGTATGCTTTCGGTTTGTTCTTCCAAAGTAATAAGTCCAATTGCTTTTCGTCTTTCGTTTACTTTAGCTAAATCGTCGAAAGGATTTGGAATTAATTTTCCGGTTTCGTCCCAGTCAAATTGAGTTCCGTAAAGTTGAGGTTTGTCTTCAAAAACAGCGATACGATCTGTAAGGTAAGCCAAATGAATTGCATCCGCTTTATTTTCGTTGACGGCAGTTTTTAATTCTGCGGCACATTTTCTCATAAAATCTGGCTGCCCAATAGAATGTTGAATGATGAGCCAAGTGGCTTCATTGGCTTCTTTTCCTACTTTATCAATAGTGGGATAACCAATAATTTCTATTATTTCAGCTAATGTTTTCGCATTTTGATTGTGGAGTTTTTCCATTTCTTGATTGTATCCTTCAGAAAGCTGCTTGCTTTTAATGAGCTTTTCTCTGAGATTCAAATCAGCATTTTTTAATTCTAATATTCTTTTCGCAATGATTTGATAATCCATTTACAATT
This is a stretch of genomic DNA from Flavobacterium endoglycinae. It encodes these proteins:
- a CDS encoding SDR family oxidoreductase; the encoded protein is MIHSNQKVLVTGGTGFLAIHSILQLLNRGYQVRTTVRSLKSKDKVYEMLTNGGISDFNLLEFTEADLTSDKNWAEAVTGCDFVLHIASPIFIRLPKNEDEMVRPAVDGTLRVLKASRNAGVKRVVMTSNFGAVGYSHRDSNSLITEESWTDPNEKGLSTYNKSKVLAERAAWDFMKNEGGTLELSVVNPMGIFGPSLNADLSSGFEMLKKLLDGSMKAIPDIRLGIVDVRDAAELHILAMENPKAKGERFLALSGGTMSLMEIVNLLRDKMPYVTTKAPSKALPTFILRFAALFNDQAKAILPLVGINRNASNEKAKTTLGWNPRSNEEAITATIISLIKWKSLNV
- a CDS encoding DUF6624 domain-containing protein — protein: MDYQIIAKRILELKNADLNLREKLIKSKQLSEGYNQEMEKLHNQNAKTLAEIIEIIGYPTIDKVGKEANEATWLIIQHSIGQPDFMRKCAAELKTAVNENKADAIHLAYLTDRIAVFEDKPQLYGTQFDWDETGKLIPNPFDDLAKVNERRKAIGLITLEEQTESIQKRALNENQTPPKDFNKQKEEMNEWRKKVGWIK